A window of the Pseudobdellovibrionaceae bacterium genome harbors these coding sequences:
- the lpdA gene encoding dihydrolipoyl dehydrogenase, giving the protein MFDLAIIGSGPGGYVAAIKAAQLGLKVAIIEKDSSLGGTCLNVGCIPSKALLESSEHFAQASLHFEEHGLEIKSLKINLQKMMERKTKIVTELTTGIKYLMNKNKITVFNDFGSFVSSTEIALKEAKKTIKAKNILIATGSVPRPLPGLDFDGKYIISSTEALSLKSIPKTMSIIGAGVIGLELGSVWSRLGTKVTVIEYSKNIAGPTDLQISKKLKQILNKQGLNIVNEKQVTSAKVTGNKVQIEIQDLKTKKTESTKTDVLLVAVGRQAFTEGLNLKAIGVTLDKGGFIPVSNSFQTTCSSVYAIGDVIGGAMLAHKAEEEGVAVAENIFGHSGLVKEICIPSVIYTDPEVASVGFTEEELKSQKVDYKKGSFPFSANGRAKALGSTEGFVKILSHKTTDKILGVHIIGPKASELIGEAVICMEFAATTADLASSFHAHPTLNETIKEAALAVDGKALHM; this is encoded by the coding sequence ATGTTTGATTTAGCAATCATTGGCTCTGGACCTGGTGGTTATGTGGCAGCTATTAAAGCGGCTCAATTGGGGTTAAAAGTGGCTATTATTGAAAAAGATTCTAGCCTTGGAGGAACTTGTTTAAATGTAGGTTGTATTCCCTCTAAAGCTTTACTGGAATCTAGTGAACATTTTGCACAAGCCTCTTTGCATTTTGAGGAACATGGTTTAGAAATAAAAAGTTTAAAAATTAATTTACAAAAAATGATGGAGCGAAAAACAAAAATAGTTACTGAACTAACCACTGGTATAAAATACTTAATGAATAAAAATAAAATTACTGTATTTAATGACTTTGGCTCGTTTGTTTCTTCCACAGAAATAGCACTAAAAGAAGCTAAAAAAACTATTAAAGCAAAAAATATTTTAATTGCCACCGGTAGTGTTCCAAGGCCTCTGCCTGGTTTAGATTTTGATGGTAAATATATTATTTCTTCCACAGAAGCTTTAAGTTTAAAAAGTATTCCTAAAACAATGAGCATTATTGGTGCTGGTGTTATTGGATTAGAGTTAGGATCGGTATGGTCACGCTTAGGTACAAAGGTTACTGTTATAGAGTATAGTAAAAATATTGCAGGCCCCACAGACCTTCAAATTTCTAAAAAATTAAAACAAATTTTAAATAAACAAGGTTTAAATATTGTTAATGAAAAACAAGTTACCTCTGCAAAAGTCACTGGTAATAAAGTACAAATAGAAATTCAAGACCTTAAAACAAAAAAAACAGAAAGCACTAAAACCGATGTATTACTAGTGGCTGTGGGAAGACAAGCCTTTACTGAGGGGCTTAATTTAAAAGCCATTGGTGTTACTCTAGATAAAGGTGGTTTTATTCCTGTTTCTAATTCGTTTCAAACCACATGTTCTTCTGTTTATGCCATTGGTGATGTTATTGGAGGGGCAATGTTAGCTCATAAAGCCGAAGAAGAAGGGGTTGCGGTGGCTGAAAATATTTTTGGCCATAGTGGTTTAGTAAAAGAAATTTGTATTCCCAGTGTTATTTATACAGACCCCGAAGTGGCCTCTGTAGGTTTTACAGAAGAAGAGTTAAAATCGCAAAAAGTGGATTATAAAAAAGGCAGTTTTCCTTTTTCTGCCAATGGTAGAGCAAAAGCTTTAGGCTCTACAGAAGGTTTTGTAAAAATTTTATCTCATAAAACCACCGATAAAATTTTAGGAGTACATATTATTGGCCCAAAAGCTTCGGAACTTATTGGTGAAGCAGTAATTTGTATGGAGTTTGCTGCAACCACTGCCGATTTGGCTTCCTCTTTTCATGCCCACCCTACACTAAATGAAACCATTAAAGAAGCGGCCTTAGCTGTGGACGGTAAAGCTTTGCATATGTAG
- a CDS encoding 2-oxoglutarate dehydrogenase E1 component, producing MANKMDDIINFQTQKNLDITNLDYIEQEYKKFQSTDPSLSSEWKNFFQGLEFSKVLFNSKGGNLDLKSLNFFKLIQFYRNYGHLKAELTPISLFNKTLRNEKQIDLFNISNFQLTKEDLDQSLLQTLKDPLLPKGKAKDIIAHLENSYCKNISVQTSSCKPEVREWFYNQMENNPFTLNSEYKKQILSNLIKAENLEKFIHQRFLGAKRFSIEGVDVLIPMLDLGVKFSLAQGCEEWVIGMAHRGRLNVLSTFMQKDVEETLNLFINSDTESHNYTGDVKYHIGHSSNIETTQGSFHCSLSFNPSHLEAINPVVCGQARAKQRFRKDTLKRKSVIPILIHGDAAFVGQGVSSETLQLSFPKGYTVGGSIHIILNNQIGFTTNPEDARSTRYSSDLGHSIKAPIILVNADNAEACVKAMKMAVDFRQTFGEDIIIEVTGYRRFGHNEADEPRFTQPELYKLISKHPTVKTIYGKQIQNIVSEEELKKEEQKIANHLQETLDKIKSPNYKYVPNKEKPNHLWEKYISGTEEDILKPCHTAISKDTAIQLIKYLSKEPENFNLNSKIKRLLDKREGNLNNNIIDWPTAELLAYASLRQEGISVRLSGQDVKRGTFSHRHAVFTDQINNKEYNPLREINLNNGEFCVYNSPLSEFAVLAYEYGNSVVDPSFLSIWEAQFGDFANGAQVIIDQFLSSGEQKWNRYSGLVLLLPHGHEGQGPEHSSARLERFLQLCAQGNMQVCNLTTPANLFHALRRQMKTNFKKPLVIMSPKSLLRHHKNISTIDDFCSSGFKEILEEPNLVDPKKVESVILCSGKVFFELEELKLQAPKKNQNLCSIIRIEQLYPLNITQLTSYINAYPKLKKIIWVQEEPKNMGAYSYINIALQNLLNTLGLNHIAFEYAGRPAMASTAEGSSSMHLKEQKRLLLDALKKAFVI from the coding sequence ATGGCTAATAAAATGGACGATATAATTAATTTTCAAACTCAAAAAAACTTAGATATTACTAATCTAGATTATATCGAACAAGAGTATAAAAAATTTCAATCTACAGACCCTTCTCTTTCTTCGGAATGGAAAAATTTTTTTCAAGGATTAGAATTTTCTAAAGTTTTATTTAATTCTAAAGGTGGTAACTTAGACTTAAAAAGTTTAAATTTTTTTAAACTCATTCAATTTTATAGAAACTATGGACATTTAAAAGCCGAGCTTACTCCTATTTCTCTTTTTAATAAAACTTTAAGAAATGAAAAACAAATTGATTTATTTAATATTAGTAATTTTCAATTAACAAAAGAAGATTTAGATCAAAGTTTATTGCAAACTTTAAAAGACCCTCTACTACCAAAAGGTAAAGCAAAAGATATTATTGCTCATTTAGAAAACAGCTATTGTAAAAATATTAGTGTGCAAACTAGCTCTTGTAAACCAGAGGTGCGCGAATGGTTTTATAACCAAATGGAGAATAATCCTTTCACTTTAAACTCTGAATACAAAAAACAAATACTATCTAATTTAATAAAAGCAGAAAATTTAGAAAAATTTATTCATCAAAGATTTTTAGGAGCAAAACGCTTTTCTATTGAAGGTGTGGATGTTTTAATTCCTATGTTAGATTTGGGTGTAAAGTTTTCGTTAGCTCAAGGCTGTGAAGAATGGGTAATTGGAATGGCTCATAGAGGTCGACTAAATGTTTTATCCACTTTTATGCAAAAAGATGTGGAAGAAACTTTAAATTTATTTATTAACAGCGATACCGAGTCTCACAATTATACCGGTGATGTAAAATACCACATAGGTCATTCTTCTAATATCGAAACCACACAAGGAAGCTTCCATTGTTCTTTATCTTTTAACCCTTCTCACTTAGAAGCCATTAACCCCGTAGTTTGTGGACAAGCGCGAGCTAAACAACGCTTTAGAAAAGATACATTAAAAAGAAAAAGCGTAATACCTATACTTATTCATGGTGATGCCGCCTTTGTTGGACAAGGGGTTTCTAGTGAAACTTTACAACTTAGCTTTCCTAAAGGTTATACTGTAGGAGGAAGTATTCACATTATTTTAAATAATCAAATTGGGTTTACCACTAATCCAGAAGATGCTCGCTCTACCCGTTATAGCTCTGATTTAGGTCACTCTATTAAAGCTCCTATAATTTTAGTTAACGCAGATAATGCTGAAGCCTGTGTAAAAGCTATGAAAATGGCTGTTGATTTTAGACAAACTTTTGGAGAAGATATAATTATTGAAGTTACCGGTTATAGACGCTTTGGACACAACGAAGCCGATGAACCTCGATTTACACAACCAGAATTATACAAACTTATATCTAAGCACCCTACAGTAAAAACTATATACGGAAAACAAATTCAAAATATTGTTTCTGAAGAAGAATTAAAAAAAGAAGAACAAAAAATAGCAAACCATTTACAAGAAACTTTAGATAAAATTAAAAGTCCTAATTATAAATATGTCCCTAATAAAGAAAAACCAAACCACTTATGGGAAAAATATATTTCTGGAACAGAAGAAGACATATTAAAACCTTGTCATACAGCTATAAGCAAAGACACTGCAATCCAATTAATTAAATACCTTTCTAAAGAACCTGAAAATTTTAATTTAAATTCTAAAATAAAAAGACTTTTAGATAAAAGGGAAGGAAATTTAAACAATAATATAATCGACTGGCCCACCGCAGAACTTTTAGCTTATGCTTCGTTAAGGCAAGAGGGTATTTCGGTGCGCCTTAGTGGACAAGATGTAAAAAGAGGAACTTTCTCTCATAGACACGCTGTATTTACCGATCAAATTAATAATAAAGAATACAACCCTTTAAGAGAAATAAATTTAAACAATGGGGAGTTTTGTGTTTACAATAGTCCTTTATCGGAGTTTGCTGTTTTAGCTTATGAATATGGTAACTCGGTTGTAGATCCTAGTTTTTTAAGTATTTGGGAGGCACAGTTTGGAGATTTTGCTAACGGTGCACAAGTTATTATTGACCAATTTCTTTCTAGTGGTGAGCAAAAATGGAATCGCTATAGTGGTTTAGTTTTGCTATTACCTCATGGACACGAAGGGCAAGGCCCCGAACATTCTAGTGCAAGACTAGAACGCTTTTTACAACTTTGCGCTCAAGGAAATATGCAAGTGTGTAATTTAACTACTCCTGCTAACTTATTTCATGCCTTGCGAAGACAAATGAAAACCAATTTTAAAAAACCTTTAGTTATAATGTCACCAAAATCTTTATTAAGACACCATAAAAATATATCTACTATAGATGACTTTTGTTCCTCTGGGTTTAAAGAAATTTTAGAAGAACCTAATTTAGTAGATCCTAAAAAAGTAGAATCTGTTATACTATGTTCTGGAAAAGTATTTTTTGAATTAGAAGAACTAAAATTACAAGCTCCAAAAAAAAATCAAAACTTATGTTCGATTATTCGCATCGAGCAACTTTATCCTTTAAACATTACACAATTAACCAGTTACATAAATGCTTACCCTAAATTAAAAAAAATTATTTGGGTACAAGAAGAACCTAAAAATATGGGGGCTTATTCTTATATTAATATAGCTTTGCAAAATTTATTAAACACTTTAGGTTTAAATCATATTGCTTTTGAATACGCAGGTCGGCCAGCTATGGCTAGTACAGCCGAGGGTTCTAGTAGTATGCATTTAAAGGAACAAAAACGATTACTTTTAGATGCTTTAAAAAAAGCATTTGTTATATAA
- the odhB gene encoding 2-oxoglutarate dehydrogenase complex dihydrolipoyllysine-residue succinyltransferase produces MDIKVPQAGESITEAILSEWTKTDNSFVEKDEIILILETDKASMEVVAEKSGLLTHKHQVGDTVKVGEVLANLDTQAKNPNPKVSTTSNNQSVSSSSNSSESSVEEKKESSASTATSTNPSNGHSPVHSRVGKLESLQQLQNTNPVASNTSSPSASTPPKKNIKVELPKVAFTEDLLETLVPMSLVRQTIAKRLLESQNQTATLSTFNEIDMSAIMNLRKTFKTAFEKKHGVRLGFMGFFIKACIEALKRYPSVNGSIKDNHIIHRNFVNMGVAVSSDKGLLVPVIKQAHKLSIAEIEQSIIYYAEKARNSRLSLNDLSNGTFTISNGGVFGSLLSTPILNPPQSGILGLHKIEERPIALNGEVVIRPMMYVTLSYDHCIIDGKESVGFLKTIKECMEEPSRLLLEV; encoded by the coding sequence ATGGATATCAAAGTACCTCAAGCCGGTGAATCAATTACAGAAGCCATTTTATCAGAATGGACAAAAACCGATAATTCGTTTGTAGAAAAAGATGAAATTATACTAATTTTAGAAACCGATAAAGCTAGTATGGAAGTGGTTGCCGAAAAAAGCGGACTATTAACCCATAAACACCAAGTCGGCGATACTGTTAAAGTGGGTGAAGTTTTAGCTAACTTAGATACCCAAGCAAAAAATCCAAACCCTAAAGTATCTACTACTAGTAATAACCAAAGTGTTTCGTCTTCTTCCAACTCTTCAGAATCTAGTGTGGAAGAAAAAAAGGAAAGCTCTGCCTCCACTGCAACATCCACTAACCCCTCTAATGGGCATTCGCCAGTGCATTCACGAGTGGGAAAGTTAGAAAGCTTACAGCAACTACAAAATACAAATCCTGTTGCTAGTAATACTTCCTCCCCTAGTGCAAGCACCCCTCCAAAGAAAAATATAAAAGTAGAATTGCCAAAAGTGGCTTTTACAGAAGATTTATTAGAAACTCTTGTGCCTATGAGCTTAGTAAGGCAAACCATTGCAAAACGCTTATTAGAATCACAAAATCAAACAGCCACTCTTAGCACTTTTAATGAAATCGATATGAGTGCGATAATGAATTTAAGAAAAACATTTAAAACCGCTTTTGAAAAAAAACATGGAGTAAGATTAGGTTTTATGGGCTTTTTTATTAAAGCCTGTATAGAAGCTTTAAAAAGATATCCCTCTGTAAATGGATCTATAAAAGATAATCATATTATTCATCGTAATTTTGTAAATATGGGTGTTGCTGTTAGTAGTGACAAGGGATTATTAGTTCCTGTAATTAAGCAAGCCCATAAACTTTCTATTGCAGAAATTGAGCAATCTATTATTTACTATGCAGAAAAAGCGCGAAACTCGAGATTATCTTTAAACGATCTTTCTAATGGTACTTTTACTATTAGTAATGGTGGAGTTTTTGGTTCTTTACTATCCACTCCTATTTTAAATCCTCCTCAAAGTGGTATTTTAGGATTACATAAAATTGAAGAACGCCCTATTGCTCTTAATGGAGAGGTGGTTATTCGCCCAATGATGTATGTAACTTTATCTTATGATCATTGCATTATTGATGGAAAAGAATCGGTGGGCTTTTTAAAAACCATAAAAGAATGTATGGAAGAACCTTCGCGACTGTTATTAGAAGTTTAA